The Aythya fuligula isolate bAytFul2 chromosome 1, bAytFul2.pri, whole genome shotgun sequence nucleotide sequence TTGACGTGCTGCTCCGTCTCCgtcctcttctcctccaggtACACCGTGCAGATGAAATCCCCGgcttgctgcagggcagggggaaatTCCTCTCGCCCACGGCTCCCCACGCACGGGATTTATCCCCCCCCACACCGTGTAGCCCCCCCCaagtgtgctgctgcaggtcccCACCTGCGTGCCGCTGGACGCCGCCTCCCGCATCTTCATGATGGCCGTGATCTCgtcctgctgcttcttcatcTCTTGGTCGTTGACCTGCCGAGGAGGGGAACCCGGGGGGGTCACGGGGATGCAGCCCCCACGCCGTGTGCctccaaaataaggaggatTTGTGGGAAGAGCAGGGCCAcctccctcccaccagcccccaTCCCTCGGGGAGCCACCCGTGCGTCGGCACGGTGCAGGTGCCGggggtcctgcagcagctcccacccaaGGGCAGAGCTTTTTTGGGTTTTGGGGGAGTTTTGCGCGTCCAAACCTACGTTGAAAATCTTGACGTAGTGGCTGATGAGGTCCTCCACCACCCGGCCCGCCTTGTAGTCCTTGCCGTCCGTCTGGAAGAGCGTGGGCCCGAAGACGATGGCCAGGTTGTGCGTGTTCATCTGGTTGTCCCCCGAGAAGCGCTGCACCCTGCGGGGCACCCCACGATGATTCCTGCCCCGtgccaccccccccaccccgggacCCCCATCCGGGACGTGGTGCTCAGCTTGGAGCACCTCTGCTCCCCAAATCCTCATCCATCTCTTGCTCgggatgaagaggaggagggatgAAGGCTCTCCtgcaccccacaccccccccccagaacCCCACAGAAAATGGGGCGATGCCCCACGGGGCGCTGGGGACCCGCAACGTACCGAAAGAGGTGGTTGATGAGCGCCTTCAGCGTGGCCCTGTTCACCGTGGGGAGGGTCTCCAGGAGCCGCCGGTACTCCCCAATCTTCGCCTCCTCATCCTCCAGCGCTGcgaaaaatggggaaaaatgcaaGCATGAAGGGGCGTGAAACCACAATGAGGACCCCCACCCACCCCAGATCCCACCTCGGAGCCTCCCACCCCATCACCGAGCTGTTGGGGCCGGCGCACCCCAGATTTTTTTGGCTGTTTCGCCCCCCCGGGTGCCTCCAGCaatggtgctgggggggctggatCCAGGAGCAAAGGGCGAGCCCCCCCCTAGCCACACCtgggcgcggggccggcgggcGCATTCCTCTCCCCACCCCGGGCTCGGCGCCCGGCGGCTCTGACTCACGGCCACCACCGTGCCGGCCAAGGCAAACATCTGGACCCCAGATGCTCAACGAGAGGAGCAAGCAGGGAGGGGGGCCAGGCTCAGCTTTTCGGCAGCGGGAcgccccctccccgcggccCTCGCCCTCACCCGTGGCCCGCAGCCAGTCCTGGCTCCAGCGTCGGGTGAAGAGCCCGTCGCCCAGGTCGCGGAAGAAGCGCTTGAGGGTGTTGGCGACGTCGTCCACGTGGTGCTCGCCCTCCTTCAGGCGCACGCTGCGGGCGTCGCGGCGCAGCATCTCCAGCAGGCTGGTGGTCTTCGAGTTCTGCCCGCTCTTGCGGTAAATCCCCTCGGAGGTCAGccctggggcagagcagagccaccGCCAGCGCTGAGCCCCCGGGAGCGCCGCGGTTTGGCCACCACCCACCCGCGCTGGATGCTCATCAAAGGGTCCCCGAGGAGGGGGGACGCGGTGCTCCCCACCCTGCAGGTGCTCCCCGGCCACCGAGGAGCTGTGGGCAGGAGCCAAGCCCCGCTCCAGCCTCCCAAGAAGCCGGAGGAGATGCTCGGGGAGGGAGGAAATCGGGTCTGGGCACGCTGATGGGGTGACCCAACGGGACCCCGTCCCGCGAGGGCGCGTACCGCACTGCGTGATGTAGTCGATGCAGCGGTCCACCAGCATGGGGACGTCCCCCTCGGTCAGCTGCTGCTCCGACAGGGTGTCCCCCGAGCTGCCCGCAGCCTTCTGGATGGCGTGCACCCAGCCCAGGAAATCCAGCCTCCGCTCGCCCTGGATGTACAGCGTCCTGCCGGCGGCCGCGGAGCTCAGCGGGGGCCCAGCCGCCCCCTTCCCAAACCCACAGGCACCTTCCCGGACCCCAAACCGGGCTCCCCCGAGGGTGAAGGCGTCCCAGGAGCAGGGTGGGTTTGGGCAGGGGGAGATATTTTGCTGGAGGGGGGCTGATCCCCACCCACCCTCCAGCCGGGCTGCGCCACCAGCTCGGCGTTTACCTCCGCctctccaccagcaccagcacctcgTTGTCTCCCTGGATGGCTGCGAAGGGAAGGCAGGAGCCCGTCAGGAGCcgcccagctccagcccaggctgGGTGAGCAGCAACGAGgaagaggatggagaggaggaagagctgccaggAGAAGCGCCCTGCCCAAAGGAGGGTCCCCAAGCTCCCAGGACGTGGGAGCGGCACCCACCAGACCCCCACCACGAGCACCCTGCTGGCCGCCACCGGGCTGGATAACCCCACAGCTGCTTGGGACAGGgtctgtcccccccccaggacccccttTCCAGCCTGAACGTGGGTCCcacggggggggcacggggcacctacagagctcctgcagcttgCGCAGCTGGAGAGCCTCGTGGCGCTCGCTGTCCTCGAAGCAGACGTGGAGCGTGGAGCCGGCCAGGGCGAACCAGCCCTCCTTGGCACGCTCCAGGTTGAGCCCCCCCTTGTAGAGCAGGCGGCCGATCCTCTCGAAATCgtggctcagcagctcctctgcgTGGGGAGGGACGAAGgactggggaggggggcacgggAGGGCCGTCAGcgcgcagcccccggcccccacgCCGGCCCCAGGTCCCCCAGTTCCCACCTTGGCGATGGATTTGAGCCATTCCCGAGCGGCCTCGGGGCAGTCCAGCCCGAACAGGTAGAGCCTCTCCGACTCGATGTACACCTCGAACGTGCTCTCGATGCTGCAGGAAGAGAATTTCGAGGAACCTCAGTGCCCGGGGAGCATCCGCGGCACGAGCGGAGAGGGGCTCAGCCCCACCGGTGGTCCCTCTGactggggacccccccagcaCATCCCCAGGGCCCCCGAGTGCTTTGCACACTCTCCCAGAGACCCAAGATGTTAGCAAAAAGCttgcaaagaataaaatgttaaacAGGCTCCTTGCAAAATGGGCAGCTCAGTGCCGTCGgggccaggcagcagccccgcggaggggacaggggggccggaggggacacgggggacCAGAGGGGACAGGGGGGTGCCTTACCCGTGGGTGTGGGGCGGGTTGTTCACCAGGCACACGATGTCCCCTGCCTTGATCTCGCCGTTGGGCACGGCGTTGCGGTCGTTCTCGTAGTAGCTGAGGACGCCGTCCTGCAGCGTGCACCACCGCCGGCTGAACTCTGCGTGGCaccggggggtggggggtgctCAGCAACCCCACGTGCTCCGGCCACCTGGGGCCACCCAAAGCCACCCGAGACCACCCACTAGCCCACCAGCTCAGGGCACAGCCCCTCGCtcccaaaacctccccaaaacctccccaaaacctcTCCAAAACCTCTCCAAAAGCAGGCTCGCTCCGCACCCCCGGCTGTCTCACCAGTGccccggggagctggggatgctgcagcccctctgccctctCCCCCTGCTGGGGCTCTCCAACCCCCCGCACCCCTTTTCCCCCCAACCCCGTGAGCCCCCACCTACCTTCCTGGCCCTTCCTCTCGCTGACGGGCTTGGCCATGGAGGGGGTTTTGTAGAGGAAGCCGTTGTGCGTGacgcagggcagcagcaccgagTAGTGCTTCTCCTCGCCGCCCCCCACCTCCAGGCGTGGCGTCTCTGAGGAGGGGAGAACAGCCTGGCACGGGGCTCGGAGAGGGGGGCCACGGGGCCCTGAAATGCCCCCCGAGGCTGGGGGTTTCCCCTGCCGGAGCCCCCGTGCAGCCGCAGAGCCGCTGGGCACCGCGGGATGAGCTCAGGGGCTCGGGTTTCTCCGGTTCGCACGGAGGGGGCCTCGCTgcagctgctctcccagccctcTTTTTGTGCTGACAGCTCCAAAATCGCAGGGCCAGACCCCTCCTGGGCCAGCTCCAGCTCAGCGGGAAGGGCTTGGACGGGACTGGAGACTTGGGAAGGGcttggagggaggaggtggctgcagcccaCGCTGGCGTGGGGTCTGGGGCTCGCTCCCCGTGCACCTCCACGCGTCCATCCCGCAGTGGGGATGCTCGTGGTGacgtccccaagcaccagcacCGGGACCCCGGGCAGCACCGGGGCTCCCCAAAATGCCCGACGTGCCGcagcctctcccctcctgccccaaccCAGCTCCTGGGCACCTCTGGGGCTTTCCCAGCAGGGCCAGACGAAACCAAAGGTGCAGAAATTCCAGCGAGGGGCAGAAatcaggggctggggggctgccgTTGGGAACGCAGAGCAAGGCTGCGGggtggcaggagctgagctgagcccGGAGGCGGCTGCGGGCTCAGGAATTCGGGGCGGATCGCAGGGCTCCTGCGGTCCCGCTCTGGTATTTTGGTTTGGGGCTGGAACCCGGCATGAGCAGAGCCCGTCTGGGTCACACAGGGCTGCCTTGTTCTGCACACAGCAGCGCCCCGTGCCAAGCGGGTGGCGGAGCCAGGATCAACCCCAAAAgtctctgcctctccccaggTCAGGGGACACCAGGGGACCCCCGGGGATACCCAAGGGACACCCGGGGACACCCAGGGGACACCCGGCGATGGGGACAGCCCTTACCCGAGGTCTTGTTGTGCAGCAGGAACTCCATCTGCAGCCTCTGCCCGCTCTTCTCAGCCAGCGCCAGGGGGACGGGGCACTGGGGGTCCCCGGTGGCGCACGTCACCGCCGCCCCGCAGAAGACCAGGGCCTGGGTCTCGGCCAGGTCGCTGGTGGTGACGGCCGCACACAGGGCCTGCGGCAGAGcagggggggcagggggtgagcTCCGAGCCTGCCCTTGATGTTGTGGCTCCAGGGGTGGGGGCGAGACCCCCGGCGAGGAGCCAGCCCTGCGAGGTTACGCCGCAGGGGAAGGAGCCGGGGAGCGCAGCCGGGTTCCTCCCTGCCGCCGCCAGCGCCGCCAGGGCAGGacaaaggagggaaagaaagttTTGGAGCTGGCGAATCCCTCCCTTAAGGAGCCCGGGGTGAAGTCATCCCGGCAGCAGCGGGGTGGGACGGGCTCTcggagcagaaaaacaaacaagcccaCATGCGAATTCCCGCGGCCGCCGGCACGGCGCAGCGCGCCCCCGGCTCTTGTGCAAACAGCGGCGCGCCGAGGGGAGCTGCACAGCCCCGGGGCACGGGGaggcagcaccccggggtggcTGTCACAGCACCGGGGGCACCAGGCTGTCCTGCTCCCAGTCCTGCTCGCAGCTGGGATGGGAACCAGTGGGATTGCCGTGCCCCGCTGGGAGCGCCTGACCCCGGTGCttggggaggttttggggtcaGGGGGTGGTGGAGGTTTGTGGGGAGGGTGCAGGAAGCAGGGCACCCATCGTGCCAGGGTCAGGCAGGGCATGGGGCTGCGGTGGGACCCAGGGATCCCAAAGATTTGGGGATAACACAAGGGGTGCTACAACCACGGCGCTGCAGGCTGGGAACAGAGCTGCGATCCCAGCTGGCTGTGCCCCGTAGCGGTGCCACCCGGTCCCTGCGGGGTTCCCATCCCGCCTGGAGACCCCAGGCTAAGGCTGGGGGGCACACGGGGAGAGCCTCGGAGGCTGGGCTGAtccaggcagggagggaggcagggatggAGACCACCCATCCCCCTGCAAACCAGGACCAAACCCccgtccccagcaccccaacgGGGCGTCCCCAACCTGGTACCATTCCCACCGCCCACAAAGTCCACATCCCCGCCCCGAGAACGAGGGGAGACCTCGCTCCTGTGCTTTTGGGGACCCTCCCCCAAGGGGCGACACCCATCCCCAGGACCACTGACCCTGTCGAGCTCCTCCTGGTTGCCGAAAAGCGGGTGGTAGCGGCGGTACTTGCCCTCGCGGTACTTGGCGATGAGGAAGCGCCGCCggtcctggctgctgctgccggggcCGATGGCCTCGCTGGGGGGCACGTTGGCGGCCCAGAACTGGTTGGCCACGGCGTTGCCGATGTGGTGGAAGAGCTGCGGGGACAAGgggaggccggcgtggctggGGGACGGGGTGGGACGGGGTGGGACGGGGTGGGACGGGGTGCGAcgggctctgtggggctgggggagcctgCAGGGAGCTTGCCAGCCCACCCCAAAGCGGTGATGCTGAGGCTCTCCgggtgcagggaggaggaagaagaaggcgTCGTGCACAAGGAGtggagaagggggagaggggctgagcCCAGGGTGGGGGAGCACCCGCCCGCCACTGCGCTGCTGCGCCGCGGTGTGACCCTAACCCGGCCCCGGCTCCAGGCAATTCTTCCCCTGCAATCCTTCCActccccttcctgccccagaaaaaaaaaaaaaaaaaaaaaaagcacatctggAAAGCAGCACTGAGAGCCCGGGAGGGGATTTAAAGAGCTCTCCGCAGCCCCTCGCCACCCCGCTCCCCGACCCCATGGTGCACAGCCCCCGTTTTgcgccccggggccgggaggTGCAGGTCTGCCCTGCGGCCCCGTTGCAGCCCTGTGGCAGCCGTGCCCGCCTGCTGCCGTGCCATGAAGCAGCAAAATTTGCCCTGGGGACACTTTTGGGAGATGGCATCACCCTAGCAAGCCCCATGGGGTGCTCAGTGAGCGTCCCCGTGCCCTTTGGGGTGATGTGGAGCAGGagagggatggagctggggtgCACGGGGGGCACGGAGCAGGCTGGGGCGCACGGGGACGTTTCCAAAGCTCTCTGCGAGCCCGGAGGGGTTAAGGGCAGCCTTCCAGGAAAGGGGAGGATcggggctgcagctggaagggTTTGGGCTGGGGAGCAGACAGCCCGGAggcgggggctgcagggtgggacAGGGGCAGGAATGCAGCACCCGCTGGGGCCGCGGCACCGGGGCGCACAGCCAGGGCGGCACAGACCCCGTGCCACGGGGTGGGCAGGGTGGCACGGTGCTGGGGACGAGTTTTGGGGCCAGCTTAGGGTTCTTTCCAGCGGCCCCACAACCCACGAGGGCCCCCGGTGCTGCTGAGAACCTCGGTGCCGTGTCAAAGCCCAGCCCAACGCCCACCCCTGGTGCTGGTGTTGCCaaattcctcctcctgcccggccccggggtCATCCAGCAGCTCCGCAGCCGTCACCCCGTGGGTGTGCAGGTGCCTTCTGCCCCCCCAGCCTGGGCGTGAAGCCCCCCTCGTGCCCCCGGGGTGCACCGCAGGGatgggggcagggggctgctggtggtccCCTCCCTACCCGAGTCACGGCACGGGTCGGGATGGGGATAACAGCGGGGGCTGCGatggggggggacacggggtggcTGCCCCCAGAGCAGATTTCGGAGCCCATCCGTGCCGCTACCTGGATCAGCTCCTCTGTCCACACCTTCCTGTCCATCTTCAGGCTTCGGACCTTGGTGATGCCGGGCCCCAGGCCCCGGTGCTCCCCTTGTGGGGGGGTGAGAGGAGCCGTTAGGACCCCCCTTTGGGGTCAGGGGGGGACGCAGAGCCgtgcccctctccccccaaaccctcctgtgctgcacagcaccaCGGACCGAGCAGGGGAGGAGGTTTGGGGGAGCCCCCTCTCCCCGATGCCGGGTGCCGTTTGGAGAGGGGCCGGGTGCCGGGGCGCacgcagcaccccggggtgcttAAGGCGGGGGGGGGTCGCTACCTGCACATCTCTTGCAGATGACGACGCAGAGGTTGATGGAGGCCCAGTCGGGCTGGGGGGAGCCGCAGTCGGCGCAGAAGCGGTTGGGCTCCAGCGCCCAGATCCTCTCCGCCACCTCCGAGTTGGAGAGCGCCTCGGCGATGGCGTGCCGCATGGCCTCCACCcactcctccttctcctgctccgACTCGGCCGAGAAGctgcgggcggggaggggagggtgagggagggatggccacggggaggggggtgggTGGCACCCCGTTGTCCCCCTCCCCGGGCTCACCTGAAGATCCTGTAGGGCGTCGTCAGGTCGAAGCCCCTGCGGTCCACCTCCTTGACGTTGCCCACGTTCATCTCGATGTAGGTGATGCCGATGCCCTGCCGGtagtcctggggggggggcgagtggggagggggtgggcGGAGAGGTGAGGGAGGgcagccccccctccccaggggtCCCCACGCACACCCCAACCCCGGGGCGCTCAAGGTTTGGGATGGAGACGCCACCGACCCAAGCGGGCGCGATGCTGCTGGGGTCCCCAAACCGCGTTAAGGGGGTCTGCAGCTTGGGGTCTGCCACCCTTGGGGTCTCCCCTCCCCATTTTGGGGAGCCCCAGCTCATTGCTGCTCTACCCCAGCTGCCAAAACGACGGGTGGGGGTCCCCATACAGAGCGCACGagggtccccagcccctgcacccaCCTCCGAGTTCTTGTAGAGGAAAACTTTGTCCCCGGCCACAGCCACGAAGAGCTTGTGCTTGAAGCCCCTCAGCTCCAGGAATCCACTCTTATCCGCGGGCTCCGTGGCGTCGGGGGAGGTCGGGGGCACGGGGGTCCTCTCCGGAGCTTTCCCCTTGCGCTCCTCCGCCACCTGCTGCAGGGTCTGCATCCACTCGTTGCGGTCGGCTGCGGGGTCGGAGCACAGAGGGGTCAGGgctggggcttgggggggggctCATCCGAAGGGCCAgggggctgccaggaggaggggagcagccccgAAGTGGGGTCGGGGCTGGCTGCCCGTGGGTGTCCCCCCATCCGCTCACCGTCACTCTCGGCCCTAAAAACGAAGTTGCGGTTGGTGGTGACCACCTCGAATTTCTGGTCCCCGACGCTGGCGACGCGGGAGATGGAGGAGACGGGGATGAAGCGCTTGGAGTAGGCGTcctggggggggacacggggtggggggagagacGCACCGTCACCATCACCATCACCGCCTTGGAGATGGGTCGGGAACGACCCCAGGATGGAGCTTGGGGCACCTCGCTCCCGTGGTGCGCCGGGGACGTTGTCCCTTGGCACCTCCGTGCCACCAGGGCGCCCAGAGGGATGCGAGGTGGGCTCGGTGCCCCCCGACACCTCCAGCCCCCATCCtcagccctcctgcccccctcACCTTCTCGCTGTCGAAGTAGCGGAGGTAGTCGGCGTCCAGCTTCACCCAGCGCTTCTGGTAGATgtaggagctggggagggacaggaGGGGCGCCTTGGAGGGGACGGGGCACCCAAACTGCACCCCGGGGGGGCTTGGGGAGCACCCAAATGGGAGCACGAAGGGGGCTGGGACAGGTCGGGCACGGGGACCCCAACACAACGCGGCCCCCTGCGTGGGTTTGGGTGCAGAAAGGAGGCGAGCCCCCGGCTGCAGCAGCGCCCTCagcccccccaaaatcccccccaTGTGCCCTTGAACCCGGGGCCTCTCCGCCTGTGCCTTCACGCCCCAGTTGCCGACAGCCCGGGGCCACCTCGCCATCGAccctggtggcagcaggggggggggggtttgtgCTTTCCTGCAGGCACCGAGGGAAGCAGGGAGCCGAGAGCGGGGGCTGCCCCTAAAAGCACCTCGTCAGATGCTGACCCCAATTAGCAATCGCTGccagagcccccccccgggtcGGTGGTGTCCCCATTCCTTGCAGGGCCCCCCCGGGCACCTCGCGCCCTCGGTGCGCATCAGCATCACCGggtgggggtgcagggggtcAGGCCACCCCGGAGCCCCCTGGCACCCCCCAAAAAGCCTCCGGCAAAGCTCCGGGAGCCCCCTTGGTGCCCCCCCAGCTTCGTGGGCCGTTGCTTAAGCGCTTGTTTGTTCAGGAAAGGATTTCAGCACCGCCACACGTGACCCCGCCGCGCTCGGCCTTTACGGAAGGAGGAAATCCTTCTTGAGGCTCTGGGCTCTTCCACCGGCCCTCCCGTTCCCAATCCCCATCCCACAGAAACCCCTCAGCCCT carries:
- the ARAP1 gene encoding arf-GAP with Rho-GAP domain, ANK repeat and PH domain-containing protein 1 — translated: MADKEDAEAVTGRPRSLRFNSLFSEDELIEDDYDAPPANAGRGWSDDGPSPSTLGDGMERSATPQLSPTIRAGWLDKNPPQGSYIYQKRWVKLDADYLRYFDSEKDAYSKRFIPVSSISRVASVGDQKFEVVTTNRNFVFRAESDADRNEWMQTLQQVAEERKGKAPERTPVPPTSPDATEPADKSGFLELRGFKHKLFVAVAGDKVFLYKNSEDYRQGIGITYIEMNVGNVKEVDRRGFDLTTPYRIFSFSAESEQEKEEWVEAMRHAIAEALSNSEVAERIWALEPNRFCADCGSPQPDWASINLCVVICKRCAGEHRGLGPGITKVRSLKMDRKVWTEELIQLFHHIGNAVANQFWAANVPPSEAIGPGSSSQDRRRFLIAKYREGKYRRYHPLFGNQEELDRALCAAVTTSDLAETQALVFCGAAVTCATGDPQCPVPLALAEKSGQRLQMEFLLHNKTSETPRLEVGGGEEKHYSVLLPCVTHNGFLYKTPSMAKPVSERKGQEEFSRRWCTLQDGVLSYYENDRNAVPNGEIKAGDIVCLVNNPPHTHGIESTFEVYIESERLYLFGLDCPEAAREWLKSIAKSFVPPHAEELLSHDFERIGRLLYKGGLNLERAKEGWFALAGSTLHVCFEDSERHEALQLRKLQELSIQGDNEVLVLVERRRTLYIQGERRLDFLGWVHAIQKAAGSSGDTLSEQQLTEGDVPMLVDRCIDYITQCGLTSEGIYRKSGQNSKTTSLLEMLRRDARSVRLKEGEHHVDDVANTLKRFFRDLGDGLFTRRWSQDWLRATALEDEEAKIGEYRRLLETLPTVNRATLKALINHLFRVQRFSGDNQMNTHNLAIVFGPTLFQTDGKDYKAGRVVEDLISHYVKIFNVNDQEMKKQQDEITAIMKMREAASSGTQQAGDFICTVYLEEKRTETEQHVKIPATMTAEELTFEILDRRKIVTKEKDYWSCFEVNEREEAERPLHYSEKVLPILHCLGTDSYLVVKKQLSMENMLIYLASRVGDCKHGMMKFREERNLLGLGLSTGFHDRYFILNHTCLRLYKEVRSLKQRSPVLENSHKPEKEWPIRNLRVYLGIKKKLRPPTCWGFTVFYENEKHEKQQWYLCCDTQADLREWFATFLHVQHGGALWPSETCKVRASRRQQDARLGNISLIPLRGNESEMRSSVAAFATDPLTLLRNV